Proteins co-encoded in one Anabas testudineus chromosome 8, fAnaTes1.2, whole genome shotgun sequence genomic window:
- the shank1 gene encoding SH3 and multiple ankyrin repeat domains protein 1 isoform X2, which produces MTMPFSPLSSDEEQQRMLGNNRHLYPGAEDEEEEEEEEEEMEEDERDEDGEEEENGELEGDEEDDEEEMVDEVRRGGLSRGGRGEGHRQSGKMAGRPNVDRQIRPGNPGHTANPYSSNSAPTHQQPANQIQPQQQRRQKDRSASSVPSEDTHIAMMVFRIGIPDIKQTKCLRFNPDATVWKAKQQVLCSLTESLRDVLNYGLFQPATDGHDAKFLEEERLLREYPQSFEKGVPYLEFRYKTRVYKQTNLDEKQLAKLHTKASLKKFMDYIQTSAVDKMAKFLDKGLDPNYQDTDTGETPLSLAVQCEPGVGESIRVLVESGAHIDFRAKDGLTPLHKAVRGHRHTALLVLLSLGASPDYKDRRGLTPLYHTVLTGGDTSCCETLLYHHAKLGIRDENGWDETHQACQNGNSQHLEHLLFYGADSSSQNASGNTALHICALYNKESCARILLYRGANKDTKNNSGQTPFQVAVMSGHFELGEIIKNHRDTDVVPFVESPKYAPQRRESARTLTIPHPHPFLRANSDSSMNLPDWMAVPNAPGTNIVSVQGYKHTGTLRSSSSPRGARTRSPSRGRIGDKEDRSRQSRRQGPAPATTPSQTAGQRRRLYSAVPGRVFVATRAHSAQGEREISFNKGDRVKVLSVGEGGYWEGTVRGRTGWFPSDCVEEVMLRSQDNRSESRGERAKRLFRHYTVGSYDSFDAPSDYIIKEKTVLLQKKDSEGFGFVLRGAKAQTPIEEFTPTPAFPALQYLESVDEGGVAWRAGLRMGDFLIEVNGQNVVKVGHRQVVNMIRQGGNSLMVKVVMVTRNPEMEEGSRKKIPQQSKRLSTPAIALRSKSMTSELEEMVERAATPWKKKSEFESSQATEKKRTVYQMALNKLDEILAAAQQTISTNEVPGTRGQGPKRERGRSFYGNEPNYGDQSGMMSSGLGLGYDRGQYTSGHAPQHGMLRQKSIGVPEEEKQFLHPPAMKFARSLSVPGPDDIPPPPTTAPPDPPFSSAPPLGWRTKSSQQPSVSVSQSTSTSAHYQPYSQSVHFTHGGRERTGGPSTVSSGSAVDHTSYAHATAHTAQSRTASRKVAYTGEPVGAGVGAGGGAKAAGLRRGYSTAVPPSSIATVMPQQQQTTQSQPQRADRSAAGAAAGGPKGGARRGKGPLVKQSKVEDLRMGQGTLGGKGSMEKSSIPIPTIIVKAPSTSSSGRSSQGSSVEADAPGSGETDDAKTPHGPPPSTSAPQPPAPPSIPAPPPPSLPSMRVQDNLDFTSQFGAAIVGAARRDRERFHEARRKSASLFMSVEEDVSLGGVSDGIGGVTRTQMSQQQLSTQAESTSIRLRPSKSIDEGMFSADTFIHHTRSMPPAFGLPEYSSPALDYQPKSVPTDLYTAAGRQPAPSTTTTFIHPLTGKALDPTSPLGLALAARERALRDDSRLKRGSDHHFSRQMSSVVFPSSTVASQPVSSASQSSSSSYLVTSSSLAATTATVGRPPSPRILRGVGSVWGDEGSGGDREREGGGAREGLRVRFSEDKTVHTHHYQSQPYQQTYKERERERSRERERELSRERERDKEREGYMRRAEQAAANAAAVESSAQQVSQSQQPRRPSFLRMESQAEAYILSLTPPSPPPTSTQQTLSTTGSTGSGLMVLPPPAPSVDADDEFVYADPLPPPLEFANSFDRGIGGMSGYSHHRMLPNSLTSRQQQVPPPPPPPPPPPPPPPPPPAPQKEGVVSGFPAHTPLPSPQAGDSTASSLTSYDSEVANLTQSAPSPSQTSPNPPPPPSPSTLQPAGPPPPPSVSPPPPPGSYHRPFSMSHPHHLYNSTHTPGRSSPTPPMHTVAPPPAYRGPPVPSSTAATSAPPRGTASHSTTASCATVTTTAATTTSTSTQLYQERTHITYTASSTAITGSRRTGEHHRPSPANKKGESQETVVDSGIEELDSRSSSDHHLDSIIALSGAGVRGDRIDRGERGRMGGGRTGESERGGDFLESYMSYLDGQTFEMQNATAAAATYPKTSRFREGTRAGELHRQTSTAPASFHSHRRRDEQDEDEAEEGLAEDEGGQDGYGVRDMQNLGRPTSPYFDRPRTPEMKPLWGEGQMTGEGGQSGTFLEGKKIYPPASSLKPSIINELSSKLQQRNKDSWSSQRPLSRHRFSEDSASALSPPSARSQSPSPISLSQPSLSPSPTPASQYPNWGRSPSPQPPAATQPPRSHSPLSPTSYSPYPTSPKHRPVYRTKALEFQFIPSRESRKAESHMLQRRRAPSPLISRSERPQMGPPRPSSLPLLPTSPLYSAIYDLRGSITPPSPGNPLGDPYFSPSPPLFAPSGAPPPPNSTLVVSRSLSPTHFLSGTSSPPLHPLPPPPCLSYPHLPPPSPTKPFASKPLPYWTKYDVADWLGYLNLGEHRERFLDNEIDGTHLPSLTKEDYLDLGVTRVGHRMNIERALRSVMDRLSSSPFPISVLSPREGQSERRRDDGSRS; this is translated from the exons AAATGTTTGCGATTTAACCCAGATGCCACGGTGTGGAAAGCCAAACAGCAGGTGCTGTGCTCTCTGACCGAATCATTGCGGGACGTCTTGAACTATGGTCTGTTTCAGCCTGCCACAGACGGCCACGATGCCAAGttcctggaggaggagaggctgCTCAGAGAGTACCCACAGTCCTTTGAGAAAGGGGTACCATATTTGGAG TTTCGCTACAAGACGAGGGTTTACAAACAGACTAATCTGGATGAGAAGCAACTGGCCAAACTGCACACGAAG GCCAGCCTGAAGAAGTTCATGGATTATATCCAAACTAGTGCTGTGGACAAGATGGCCAAGTTCTTAGACAAGGGCCTCGATCCCAACTACCAGGACACTGACACCGGTG AGACGCCTCTGTCCCTGGCGGTGCAGTGTGAGCCAGGTGTAGGTGAGTCCATCCGGGTCCTAGTGGAGAGTGGGGCTCATATTGACTTCCGTGCCAAAGATGGACTCACGCCGCTACACAAGGCTGTTCGAGGCCACCGCCATACAGCCCTGCTG GTCCTGCTGTCTCTTGGTGCCTCTCCAGACTATAAAGACCGGCGAGGGCTGACGCCGCTCTACCACACTGTGCTGACAGGAGGTGACACATCCTGCTGCGAAACACTGCTTTACCACCACGCCAAACTGGGCATCAGGGACGAGAACGGCTGGGATGAGACACATCAG GCCTGTCAGAATGGTAACTCGCAGCATCTGGAGCACCTCCTCTTCTATGGGGCGGATTCCTCTTCCCAGAATGCCTCTGGAAACACTGCCTTGCACATCTGTGCTTTATACAACAAG GAAAGCTGTGCACGAATTCTGCTCTACCGGGGagcaaataaagacacaaagaataACAGTGGGCAGACCCCCTTTCAG GTGGCTGTCATGTCTGGTCATTTTGAGCTGGGAGAGATTATCAAAAACCACCGGGATACAGATGTGG TTCCCTTTGTAGAGTCTCCAAAGTATGCCCCCCAGAGGCGGGAGAGCGCCCGGACACTGACCATACCCCACCCTCATCCTTTCCTGCGGGccaacagtgacagcagcatgaACCTGCCAGACTGGATGGCAGTGCCCAATGCCCCAGGGACCAACATTGTCTCTGTGCAG GGCTATAAGCATACCGGTACCCTCCGGAGCTCCAGCAGTCCCAGAGGGGCGAGGACACGATCTCCATCCCGAGGGAGAATAGGAGACAAGGAGGACCGGAGCAGGCAGAGTCGGAGACAGGG ACCTGCTCCTGCAACCACCCCTTCACAAACTGCGGGGCAGCGGAGACGCCTCTACAGCGCTGTCCCAGGACGAGTCTTTGTTGCAACTCGAGCACACTCtgcacagggagagagagaaattagcTTTAATAAGGGAGACAGGGTGAAAG TGTTGAGTGTTGGTGAGGGAGGGTACTGGGAGGGGACGGTCAGGGGACGCACAGGCTGGTTCCCCTCTGACTGTGTGGAGGAAGTGATGCTTCGAAGCCAAGACAATCGATCAG agaGCCGTGGAGAACGAGCCAAAAGGCTATTCCGCCATTACACTGTAGGATCTTACGACAGCTTTGATGCCCCTAG TGACTATATAATCAAGGAGAAGACAGTACTTCTGCAGAAAAAAGACAGCGAGGGTTTCGGCTTTGTGCTGAGAGGGGCCAAAG CTCAGACTCCAATCGAGGAGTTCACTCCCACCCCGGCCTTCCCTGCTCTGCAGTACCTGGAGTCTGTGGACGAGGGAGGCGTGGCCTGGAGAGCTGGTCTCAGGATGGGGGATTTTCTAATAGAG gTCAATGGTCAGAATGTGGTGAAGGTCGGTCACAGGCAGGTCGTCAACATGATCCGGCAAGGTGGAAACAGCCTGATGGTTAAGGTTGTCATGGTAACACGCAACCCAGAAATGGAGGAGGGTTCgagaaagaaaa TCCCCCAGCAGAGCAAGAGGCTGAGCACTCCAGCTATCGCCCTGCGATCCAAATCCATGACTTCAGAGCTGGAAGAGATGG TGGAGAGAG CTGCTACcccttggaaaaaaaaatcag aATTCGAATCTTCACAAGctacagagaagaagaggacagTCTATCAGATGGCTTTGA ATAAACTAGATGAAATTCTTGCAGCCGCTCAGCAGACCATCAGCACCAATGAGGTGCCAGGGACACGGGGACAGGGGccaaagagagaaaggggaCGGAGTTTCTATGGCAATGAG CCAAATTATGGGGATCAGTCTGGGATGATGTCATCTGGGTTGGGCCTCGGCTATGACCGTGGACAGTACACCTCAGGTCACGCCCCACAGCACGGTATGCTGCGGCAGAAGTCCATCG GGGTAcctgaggaggagaagcagTTTCTGCATCCTCCAGCCATGAAGTTTGCCCGTAGTCTGTCGGTGCCTGGCCCAGATGACATCCCCCCTCCTCCCACTACTGCTCCACCAGACCCTCCATTCTCCTCTGCACCACCACTAGGTTGGAGAACTAAGTCATCTCAGCAGCCCTCTGTCTCCGTGTCCCAATCCACATCCACGTCTGCCCACTACCAGCCCTACTCCCAATCAGTGCACTTCACTCATGGAGGCAGGGAGAGGACAGGTGGTCCCAGCACTGTCTCCAGTGGCTCAGCGGTGGACCACACATCATATGCACATGCAACTGCTCATACTGCTCAAAGCAGGACTGCATCGCGGAAGGTTGCCTATACTGGGGAGCCTGTTGGAGCTGGCGTAGGAGCTGGTGGAGGGGCAAAGGCAGCAGGTCTTAGGAGAGGCTACAGCACCGCCGTCCCCCCATCCAGCATTGCCACTGTAATGCCCCAGCAGCAACAGACTACCCAGAGTCAACCCCAGCGAGCAGACCGCAGTGCAGCGGGGGCTGCGGCAGGGGGTCCAAAAGGAGGTGCCCGGAGAGGTAAGGGCCCCTTGGTGAAACAGTCCAAGGTAGAGGATCTGCGCATGGGTCAAGGTACACTGGGAGGCAAAGGCTCAATGGAAAAAAGCTCCATCCCCATCCCCACCATAATTGTCAAGGCCCCTTCAACCAGCAGTAGTGGACGCAGCAGCCAGGGCAGCAGTGTGGAGGCTGATGCTCCTGGATCAGGTGAGACAGATGATGCTAAAACACCACACGGTCCTCCTCCCTCCACTTCTGCTCCACAGCCCCCTGCCCCACCATCCATCCCAGCACCACCGCCTCCATCCTTGCCTTCAATGCGAGTCCAGGATAACCTGGACTTTACCAGCCAGTTTGGGGCTGCTATTGTTGGCGCAGCTCGTAGGGACAGGGAGCGGTTTCATGAAGCCCGCAGAAAGAGTGCCTCCTTGTTCATGTCTGTTGAGGAAGACGTGAGTCTTGGGGGAGTGAGTGATGGAATAGGAGGAGTTACAAGGACTCAGATGTCACAGCAACAGCTGAGCACACAGGCTGAAAGTACATCAATACGGCTGCGCCCATCTAAGTCTATTGACGAGGGCATGTTCTCTGCGGACACCTTTATTCATCACACCCGCAGTATGCCTCCAGCCTTTGGCCTGCCTGAGTACTCCTCACCTGCCCTGGACTATCAGCCAAAGTCTGTGCCTACTGACTTGTACACAGCAGCGGGCAGGCAGCCAGCACCCTCCACTACAACCACATTCATTCACCCTCTAACGGGAAAAGCTCTTGACCCTACGTCACCACTAGGCCTTGCCCTGGCTGCGAGAGAGCGTGCTCTGCGGGATGACAGTAGGTTAAAGAGGGGATCTGACCATCATTTTAGCCGTCAGATGTCGAGTGTGGTGTTTCCTTCATCTACTGTTGCTTCTCAGCCAGTGTCATCTGCCTCTCaatcctccagctcctcctacCTGGTCACATCGTCTTCTCTGGCTGCCACAACGGCCACTGTTGGACGCCCACCCTCACCCAGAATCCTCAGAGGAGTTGGGAGTGTGTGGGGTGATGAAGGCAGTGGAGGAGACAGGGAGCgggaaggaggaggagctcGTGAAGGGCTAAGAGTTCGCTTCTCTGAGGACAAAACGGTCCACACGCACCACTATCAGTCTCAGCCGTATCAGCAAACCTACAAGGAGAGGGAGCGGGAGAGGTCGAGGGAACGGGAGAGGGAGCTatcgagagaaagagagagagacaaagagcgAGAGGGTTACATGAGGAGGGCAGAACAGGCTGCTGCAAATGCAGCAGCTGTTGAAAGCTCTGCTCAGCAAGTGTCCCAGTCACAGCAGCCTCGGAGGCCATCTTTTCTCAGGATGGAAAGTCAAGCTGAGGCTTATATATTGTCCCTCACACCTCCCTCTCCCCCACCTACCAGTACTCAGCAGACATTGAGCACTACTGGGAGCACTGGGAGTGGCCTGATGGTTCTTCCTCCCCCCGCCCCCTCAGTTGATGCAGACGATGAGTTTGTCTACGCGGACCCTCTCCCGCCTCCATTAGAGTTTGCCAACAGTTTTGACAGGGGAATAGGGGGAATGTCAGGGTACTCACATCACAGAATGCTCCCCAACAGCTTGACCTCCCGCCAACAGCAGGTaccaccccctccaccacctcctcctccaccaccacccccaccaccccccccTCCAGCCCCCCAAAAAGAGGGAGTTGTAAGTGGGTTTCCTGCTCATACACCACTGCCCTCGCCTCAGGCAGGTGACTCCACTGCCTCCAGCCTCACGTCTTATGACAGCGAGGTGGCTAACCTGACTCAgtctgctccttctccttcccAAACATCACCCAacccaccacctcctccctcgCCCTCAACCCTGCAGCCAGCAggacctcctcctcccccttcagtatcacccccacctcctcctggATCTTACCACAGACCCTTTTCCATGTCCCACCCCCATCACCTTTACAACAGCACTCACACTCCTGGGCGTTCCTCCCCCACGCCTCCCATGCACACAGTCGCGCCTCCACCAGCCTACCGTGGTCCCCCAGTGCCCTCCTCCACTGCTGCCACCTCTGCTCCACCTAGGGGCACTGCCTCCCATTCCACGACCGCTAGCTGTGCCACTGTAACCACCACTGCTGCCACCACAACAAGCACCTCCACTCAGCTCTACCAGGAGCGAACACACATCACATATACAGCATCTTCCACCGCCATCACAGGCAGTCGCAGGACAGGTGAGCACCATCGTCCTTCTCCTGCAAACAAGAAAGGAGAATCCCAGGAGACAGTTGTAGACTCGGGGATTGAGGAGCTAGACAGTCGCAGCAGCAGTGACCACCACCTAGATAGCATCATAGCCCTAAGTGGTGCTGGCGTCCGAGGGGACCGGATAGACCGGGGAGAGAGAGGACGGATGGGAGGAGGCAGGACGGGGGAatcagaaagaggaggagattTTCTGGAATCTTACATGAGCTACTTGGATGGACAAACTTTTGAGATGCAGAatgccacagcagcagcagccacttATCCAAAAACCAGCAGGTTCAGAGAAGGAACTCGTGCTGGGGAGCTACACAGACAGACCAGCACCGCACCTGCGTCCTTCCACTCTCACAGACGAAGAGATGAGCAGGATGAGGACGAGGCTGAGGAGGGACTGGCAGAGGATGAAGGTGGACAGGATGGGTACGGGGTGAGAGACATGCAGAATTTGGGACGTCCTACCTCACCATACTTTGATCGGCCACGCACTCCTGAGATGAAGCCTCTCTGGGGAGAGGGGCAGATGACTGGTGAAGGAGGTCAGTCTGGGACATTTTTAGAAGGGAAGAAGATTTACCCACCTGCATCCAGTTTGAAGCCCAGCATCATTAATGAGCTGagcagcaaactgcagcaaagaaacaaggacagctggagcagccagagaccACTGAGCAGACATAG attttcagaAGATTCAGCCTCAGCTCTGAGCCCCCCCTCAGCTCGATCTCAGTCTCCCTCTCCAATCTCGTTATCGCAGCCATCGTTGTCCCCGTCCCCCACACCTGCCTCGCAGTACCCTAACTGGGGACGCTCTCCATCTCCTCAGCCTCCAGCTGCCACTCAACCTCCACGTTCACATTCCCCGCTATCCCCGACATCTTATTCCCCTTACCCCACCTCCCCCaaacacagacctgtttacAGGACCAAAGCCCTAGAATTCCAGTTTATTCCTAGTCGCGAGTCCCGTAAAGCAGAATCACACATGCTTCAACGTAGGAGAGCACCGAGCCCTCTTATTTCCAGGTCAGAGAGGCCCCAAATGGGCCCACCACGTCCTTCATCCCTTCCACTCCTCCCCACCTCACCTCTATACAGCGCGATCTATGACCTCCGAGGTTCAATCACCCCACCATCACCTGGCAATCCTCTGGGAGATCCTTATTTCTCGCCCTCACCTCCACTGTTTGCCCCTTCTGGTGCCCCACCTCCTCCAAACTCTACCTTAGTTGTTTCACGGTCCCTTTCTCCAACACATTTCCTGTCTGGGACCTCATCTCCACCCCTGCAccctctccctccacctccctgtCTGAGTTACCCTCATCTACCGCCCCCTTCTCCTACAAAGCCGTTTGCCTCCAAGCCACTCCCCTACTGGACCAAGTATGATGTTGCAGACTGGCTAGGTTACCTGAACCTGGGTGAGCACAGAGAGCGCTTCCTGGACAACGAGATTGACGGCACCCACCTGCCTTCCCTAACCAAGGAGGACTATCTGGATTTAGGCGTGACTCGTGTGGGCCACCGCATGAACATAGAGCGGGCCCTGAGGAGCGTAATGGACAG GCTGTCCAGCAGCCCATTtcctatttctgttttgtcaccTCGGGAAGGAcagagtgagaggaggagggacgATGGGAGTCGGAGCTGA